In the Plasmodium sp. gorilla clade G2 genome assembly, chromosome: 12 genome, taattttttttaagtgaattataattaatgtAATAACTAATACTTCAAAATGTATGGAAATATAagacaaataaatatataaacacatatacataaatatatatataatatatatatattagcaGCAACTACTATCTATgtgtttgtatatattaacaattaaaaaaaaaaagaaagcaaaaatatatatatatatatatatataagttcattatttataatttaaaacaaaaaaaaaaaagataagataaataaacatatgtatataatatgagaATTACAAAGTGAAAaggtgaaaaaaataaaaatttaattaaacTTTTTTTGgaattcaaaaaaatttttttttttgggaaatataaaaaaaatacaataaaaaatgaaccacataaaatttatttatcttatatatatttattttaatctgtaacattttatatgtgtacttttttcaaaaaataaaaaaaataaggtgACTAAACATTTAGGTCATTTCTCCAATAAGCTCTTTTAATTCTTCGTCATCAGACtataaaaggaaataaaattttacatgagtaaatattaaaaaaaaaaataaaatatatacaattaataataatagataaACATAGAAATGTGTGgcattattttattgtacCTCCTCGTTAAAGTTTATATTTTGTCTTTGCTTATTTggaatattaatattttctaaaaatgagaaaaaaaaaaaaaaaaaaaaaattttcataatatatacatataaataatgataagtTTATAAgacataaacataaaaataaaattcttCTTACCATTTGGTATTGGGGGTATATTATTAACTTTAGCAcctgaaaaatatttaaaaaaaaaaaaaaaaatatatatatatatatatatatatatatctctaatatatatatatattatatttttatgcttattataataattttactgAGTTTTTCTTCCAAGCTTTGCTCTTTCAATAAATTGAGTTCCTTATCGATTTCGtcctaaaaaataaaaataaaatatatcacatatatatattatcaacgTATTAATTtctaattatttaaaaaaaatgcaaagaaaaatataatatcactttatttatatataataaatatatcattacatCATCTACGTTATTTATGAGGTTGAAACTTAAGGCTTGATTAATTTCTTCTTgcatatctttattttcttgtaTGGTGTCAATAATTTTTTCCACTTTTTGGGGATTACTATaaagagaaaatatatatatatgtaaaccatagcattcatatatttaataataatataatatttttatataatgataatcagtataatatataaggtatatatgattattatatcttATTCCTTTATTATAACtcataaaaacatataaccaatatatatatatatatatatatatatatatattcatttatatttattcatttttcttaCATTTCATTGTTAAGCTTTTTGTGTGTATTAGCTGCATAAGACAATGCACTAACTGCAATTTTATGTAAATGcatattttctaaatttatcatattatctTCTAAAGTTAatctattatttaaaatattttctatttcttgttcatacaatttttttcgtttcaataatattttgGCACTGTTCATTTGATTATTCTGAACTTTCTGTTTTGCTTCAATTTCCAGTtgctaaaaaaaaataataaaacataaacataaacataaacataaatataaatatatgtgtgtcTAATTATGTAATGGAGATAGATTAAATGTGTTCATATTTaatgatatacatatacatttatattatatatgtatgtatatccATACAAAGTAtactatttctttttaaattgatctattaaaaaaatataaacttgtttaccttaatttttttctctaCTTGCACTTGCTTCTTTTCTAAAGCATCTATTGCTTCcctattttttaaaatagcTTTGTATATTTCATCCTacaatcataaaaaaaaaaaaaaaaataaaataaaaaataataataaatgtataaataaatatatatatatatatatatataatacagaATAGTATCAAACAAAAGTGTAAGCAATAATATTAACTACACTTAcattgttcttttttttattatcactatATTCAggactatttttttttttggaaaacCAAAATCTCATTTTAAAATACGACAAacaaatgtataaataagtATTCGtgtacttatatatatataatattaagatggagaaaatatttaaaagaaggggaaacaaagaaaaacattcaaaaaaaaaaaaaaaaaaaaaaattgaaatataaaatataaaataaatatataaacagaaaaatatatatatatatatatatatatatttataatatgtattgtGTATTACGTTTATGTAaccatttattatatgtttaaaattatatattttattttttacaaaaaaaaaaaaaaaaaaaaaaatgtcatTGATGCTTTACATACCTGCTTTGtgagtatataatatttttttattattttcaaaaaaataataaaatatatataaataaaaatgtgcatggtttttttatatatacattttctttatttatgttAACCAAAATAGTAacgtattttttttgtttcaaaaaaaaattaaaataaaattcgcctattttttttttttttttttttttttttttttgtcgaTACATTATTTTAggttgaataataaaaaaaaaaaaaaaaacattggAATTAAAATGTTATGTGATTCAAAagggaaaatataaatgtaacattatgtatatttatatttcaagaataattaaaaaaacatttaCATAAAgcaaatcatatatatatatatatatatatatatatatatgtatctttaatgtgaatatatactttttacttttattcttttttattttaaatgttatattatattttattatattatatttggacatgttttttatttatattatgttcatATGAGGTCGCTATTTTTTTGAACATCCCTCATATCATGACAACACATTTCAAACCCATAtcatttcataaaaataaattaaaaaataaaataaaatacataaaaatttagcaattaattttatatttttttttttataatattataaataccaATTGTTTATCTTATTattctataatatattttttaaaaataaaagaaagacaaaataaaataaaaatagacatggagaaaatatgaattaatttaaattaaataagaaGTGTATTCAACtttgaatatttatttaaagatataaaatatttaaaaattttttatgagCTTAAATAACTTATCCTTGTTAAAAATACATGATACTATGATAGATACGTGATTTGATCatattacacatataatataatcttAAATGtctaaatttatatatatatataaaaaaacagaaaagaaaaaatgcacatatatatatatatatatatatatatatgtagatataGAAAAcccataaaaaaaagtaatgctataatatttataaaacattGATGATACATTACATAACaatgatatataaacataataggTCTTATCATAAGAATTCAAAAAATACTTttaaaacaaacaaaataattgCATCAGTAGGATGGTTCgaaaaacataatatatctatatatttttttccacaatactttttcataatttaatttcaatatgaaaaaagaaataaagaaaaagatgacATACATTAATTATTCTtgtaacataaatatatacatatcacCTAGATAATTCACTCtatcaaatataaatataaatatatatatatatatatatatatatatatattttgtccGAGTTCTACAATTACAAAGAtagttatttaaaaatataaaaaatattatctttCATATTACTATAGgtttatatcaaaaaaaaaaaaaaaaaattccgattgcttttttaatacatttattgtttcttttttacaACActgtatattaatatatatcattttattcatttgacagtttcattttttcatttattttgtgTGCAAAGGAAAAGAGAATCATTGAAAAAAAAGTGTACtcatcaatatatattaataataatataattcctCTTATATAAAGatgcataaatatatatatatatatatatatatatatataatattttttatatagggGACGTGCAAGTATTTGCatcgtatttttttttttatataaaaaaaagaaatataaatttttttggtattttcaaaagaataatatcatatatataaacaaaaactatgatactatatttataaaatatatataataataatatatcttataaaaGTATACAAGTAACAAAATACATGTATACtggtaatatttatattataattttatgtacttataaattatatattttccaaattttatatttataataatattattattaaatatatattttaatttttttattatgaattttgatgggtaaatatatatattatatatatatatatatattatataggtaataataagaatatttatatatatatatatattatatatatataatatacttgcagaaaaaatgtaaaataaaaaataattacataataaaaaaaaaaatatatatatatatatatatatatataaatatatgaaaatataatattaatatatatatgaaaaaacaaaaagctaaaatttttttttttttgatgttcgcagttttttttttttttcaatttatcGACCAATAAAgcatgcaaaaaaaaaaaaaaaaaaaaaaatttttttttaaaacattaaaaaattatatatgtatatatatataaaaaaaagtataataaatatataatatataatataaaaaatataattaatataccccaaaacataaaaaaacatttttttaaaattatataaaatatacatataatacatataatatatatataaatataatattaaattcaaaagaaaaaaaaaatttatataaatttatatatatataaattatatatataataataatcccatcgcatattatatatatttaaaaaaatataaattaaaaaaaatatatattattatatatataatataacataataataaatatatgaataatatatatttattacatataaaaatttatttaaaattgaataaacaaattaaaaaagaaaaaaattaatttttttttttttttctgatcAAATCCCATCcgttgaaaaaaaaaattttatttttttatacataatatattttacatatatttttcttttataatttaatataataaaaaatttatataatatttttccttttttttttttttttttatttctttttttttattaaattaaaaaaaaaatatatatatatatatttacaaaaaaaaaaaaataattatatttatattttaatttttatatacataaaaaatatatatatat is a window encoding:
- a CDS encoding vacuolar-sorting protein SNF7, putative is translated as MRFWFSKKKNSPEYSDNKKKNNDEIYKAILKNREAIDALEKKQVQVEKKIKQLEIEAKQKVQNNQMNSAKILLKRKKLYEQEIENILNNRLTLEDNMINLENMHLHKIAVSALSYAANTHKKLNNEINPQKVEKIIDTIQENKDMQEEINQALSFNLINNVDDDEIDKELNLLKEQSLEEKLSAKVNNIPPIPNENINIPNKQRQNINFNEESDDEELKELIGEMT